The DNA sequence CGACGGCGCCACGGTGATGCGGCTGCCCGGCCGGGCCCAGCCCCAGACAGCGCACTCGGCCTGCTGCTGGAAAATCATGTTGTCGGTGAAGATGGACGGCAGGCGCAGCTCGGCCCGCAGCAGCAGCGGGGTGAGCAGGAGGGCGACGGAAAGCAGGAAGGGCTTGGTGTTCATGTAGGCAAGGGAGCTAAGACTAGCTCCCCTCCTCAGATGAGGAGGGGTTGGGGGTGGTTGAAAGGTTAGGGCTAAAATTTAGAATCAAGTCATGTCCGGATGGCGGCTCAACCACCCCCAACCCCACGCCGCTTGATGCGCGGAATCATCTGAGGAGGGGAGCTAATTCTAGCTCTAACTGTGGACGCTACCGGCTCAGCGGAATCCACACTTCCATGTCGGCGTGGCCGCGGTTGCCCCAGGCGTAGTAGGGCACCAGCGTCAGCGGCACGGCGGTGGGCTTGCGCGCGGATACCGGGCGGTAGAGCTGCGTGCCCGTCCACTGCGGCTCGGCGCTGAGCAGGCCCTGGCCGGTTAGGCTCATCACCCGGCTGCCCTCGATGGTCACGGGTTTGGGCGTGAGCTTGGCACCGGCCGGGATGGTGAGGGCCGACAGAGGCTGACCAGCCGGAAAATCCTTGGTTTCGAGGCAGTACACGATGGGGCCGCGCTTCACGGCCACCTGGTTGCGGGTTTCCTCCACCAGCGGATTGGCCTCGACCAATTGCGCCGGCATGGGCAGCATCAGCTCCACTTGGTCGCCGGCTTTCCAGCTGCGGCTGACCTCGGCGTACGTGCCCGGCGTCAAGGCTACCGCCTGCACTTTGCCGTTCACCAGCAGCTTCGCTCCCTCAGCCCAGCCTGGCACGCGCAGAAACACAGAAAATGCCTCGGCCGGGGCCTGCTGCACCGTCAGCTGCACGGCGCCGTCCCAGGGGTAGTTGGTGGTTTGCTTGAGCTTCACCGCCGCGCCGCTCTTGAGCCTGGTGGTCAGGTCGTTGGCGCCGTACAGGTTCAGCCACAGCCCGCGGTCAGACACGCTGTAGGCGTAGTTGCCGACTTCGGCCACCGTGCGCACCACGTTGGGCGGGCAGCAGTTCGAGAGGCTGATGTAGTCCACGCGGTCCTTGCTCCAGCGCTGGTGAAAGGGGAGGGCATCGGAGTAGGCCAGCGGGTTGGTGTAGAGGAACTTCGTGCCGTCGAGACTGATGCCGCTGAGCACGCTGTTGTAGAGGGCGGTTTCCATCACGTCGGCGTACTTGGCCTCGCCGGTGAGCTGGAGCATGCGCCAGTTCCAGAGCACGTTGCCGATGTTGGCGCAGGTTTCGCCGTGGGCGGTGTGGTTGGGCAGCTGGTAGTCGCGGCCGTAGGCCTGGTGGATTTTCTGCACCGTATCGGGCTTGTAGGCCGTCCCGTCGGGCGAGACGCCGTCGTACAACGCCCCGCAGGCCCCGGTCACGTACATTTTGTGCTGGGTCACGTCGTCCCACATCCGGTTGAGCGTAGTCAGTAGCGTGGCGTCGCCGGTTTCGGCGTACACGTCGGCCACCCCGGCGAAGAGGTAGTTGGCGCG is a window from the Hymenobacter aquaticus genome containing:
- a CDS encoding aceric acid hydrolase, with protein sequence MRVAALLVGLAVAARPAAAQDKALVNTTASQHARLSGVDMGSVQWQPQGFWGERFQVCREAMIPTMWALYHDPVRNHAFRNFEIAAGLEKGTHMGPSFHDGDFYKLLESVAATYAVTKDPKLDQMMDEAIQVIAKCQRADGYLNTQATIAALNTGQSTAFQNRLNFESYNLGHLMTAACVHYRATGKTTMLDLARKATDYLYAFYKRSSPELARNAICPSHYMGVVEMYRTTKDARYLELARQLIDIRGLAGDIGTDDNQDRLPFRQMQKAGGHAVRANYLFAGVADVYAETGDATLLTTLNRMWDDVTQHKMYVTGACGALYDGVSPDGTAYKPDTVQKIHQAYGRDYQLPNHTAHGETCANIGNVLWNWRMLQLTGEAKYADVMETALYNSVLSGISLDGTKFLYTNPLAYSDALPFHQRWSKDRVDYISLSNCCPPNVVRTVAEVGNYAYSVSDRGLWLNLYGANDLTTRLKSGAAVKLKQTTNYPWDGAVQLTVQQAPAEAFSVFLRVPGWAEGAKLLVNGKVQAVALTPGTYAEVSRSWKAGDQVELMLPMPAQLVEANPLVEETRNQVAVKRGPIVYCLETKDFPAGQPLSALTIPAGAKLTPKPVTIEGSRVMSLTGQGLLSAEPQWTGTQLYRPVSARKPTAVPLTLVPYYAWGNRGHADMEVWIPLSR